One genomic region from Rhizobium rosettiformans encodes:
- a CDS encoding dihydroxyacetone kinase family protein: MSIEKLDAGHLIGLFQSWQQLFAEQREFLIALDGKVGDSDLGITMAKSFAAAADAVAAEGEEAGLSKLLRTAGATMARTAPSTMGTLTATGFLRASKAVEGLDALDTEALAQFWRAYTDGIAERGKAKVGDKTLLDVLDPMTKALEAAAARGDSLTMALSSAETVAEEALEATKSMVAQHGKAAAFQEKTVGLQDAGATVGFFLIRRMSQFAANH, from the coding sequence ATGAGCATTGAAAAACTGGATGCGGGTCATCTGATCGGATTGTTTCAGAGCTGGCAGCAGCTTTTTGCCGAACAGCGTGAGTTTCTGATCGCACTCGACGGCAAGGTTGGTGACAGCGACCTAGGCATCACCATGGCGAAATCCTTTGCAGCGGCGGCTGACGCCGTCGCTGCAGAAGGCGAAGAGGCCGGTTTATCCAAGCTGTTGCGCACGGCTGGTGCAACAATGGCGCGCACGGCCCCCTCGACCATGGGGACGTTGACGGCCACCGGTTTCCTAAGGGCGAGCAAAGCGGTCGAGGGACTGGATGCTCTTGATACGGAAGCGCTTGCTCAGTTCTGGCGCGCCTATACCGATGGCATTGCTGAACGCGGCAAGGCAAAGGTCGGTGACAAGACCCTGCTCGATGTGCTCGATCCCATGACGAAGGCGCTTGAAGCTGCAGCTGCACGGGGCGACAGCCTGACTATGGCGTTGTCTTCTGCTGAGACGGTGGCCGAAGAAGCACTGGAAGCGACGAAGTCGATGGTCGCTCAGCACGGAAAGGCTGCGGCATTCCAGGAAAAGACCGTGGGACTGCAAGACGCTGGCGCGACCGTCGGGTTCTTCCTGATCAGGCGCATGAGCCAGTTTGCGGCGAACCACTGA
- a CDS encoding dihydroxyacetone kinase subunit DhaK → MKKFLNDPVNFVDEMLEGIYAAHPMVTYVNDDLRCLVTAKPKAGKVGLTTGGGSGHLPTFLGFVGDGMLDGAAVGGVFQSPSAEQMYQVTKAVDQGAGVLYIYGNYSGDIINFDMAAELADLDGIAVKQVVGNDDVASSIVGEEHKRRGVAGIFFIYKAAGAAAAEGLSLDEVARIADKARMKTRTMGVALSSCVVPEIGHATFSIGEDEMEIGMGIHGEPGISRKKLGAADAVVDEMMDRIFNETDYKSGDDVAVLINGLGGTPLEELYILFRRVRQLLDARGVNLKHVWIGEFATSMEMAGASISILHLDDELDRLMAAPANTPFFKHVTG, encoded by the coding sequence GTGAAGAAGTTTCTCAACGATCCGGTCAACTTCGTCGACGAAATGCTCGAGGGCATCTATGCGGCTCATCCGATGGTCACCTATGTGAATGACGATCTGCGTTGCCTGGTGACGGCAAAGCCAAAGGCGGGCAAGGTCGGCCTCACCACGGGCGGTGGCTCCGGTCACCTGCCGACATTCTTAGGCTTTGTCGGCGACGGCATGCTCGACGGTGCAGCCGTAGGCGGTGTCTTCCAGTCCCCCAGTGCCGAGCAGATGTATCAGGTGACCAAGGCCGTCGATCAGGGCGCCGGTGTCCTTTACATCTATGGCAATTACTCAGGCGACATCATCAATTTCGACATGGCCGCCGAATTGGCAGATCTCGATGGCATTGCCGTCAAGCAGGTCGTCGGCAACGATGACGTGGCCTCCTCGATTGTTGGAGAAGAGCACAAGCGCCGCGGCGTGGCCGGCATCTTCTTCATCTACAAGGCGGCAGGTGCTGCTGCCGCCGAAGGTCTGTCGCTCGACGAGGTCGCACGAATTGCCGACAAGGCTCGGATGAAGACCCGCACCATGGGTGTTGCTCTTTCCAGCTGCGTCGTGCCCGAAATCGGTCATGCCACGTTTTCGATCGGCGAAGACGAGATGGAAATCGGCATGGGGATCCATGGCGAGCCCGGCATCAGCCGCAAGAAGCTTGGCGCAGCAGACGCCGTTGTCGACGAGATGATGGATCGCATCTTCAACGAGACTGACTACAAGTCAGGTGATGATGTAGCGGTCCTGATCAACGGGCTGGGCGGTACGCCGCTGGAGGAACTCTACATCCTCTTCCGCCGTGTCCGCCAGCTGCTCGATGCCCGCGGTGTGAACCTCAAGCATGTCTGGATTGGAGAGTTTGCAACCTCGATGGAAATGGCCGGCGCCTCGATATCGATCCTGCACCTCGATGACGAGCTCGACCGCCTGATGGCTGCACCCGCCAACACGCCATTCTTCAAGCACGTTACGGGTTGA
- a CDS encoding ABC transporter permease yields the protein MNTTKADTAPSSTHARSFSLADLIRRRPETITFALLVTICVAVSIANPAFLQPSTLIDIGRASVVMGLFALGVFVILAAGGIDVSFTAIAAFTMYSVTLLVQTYLPGLPIIVIILIAMAGGVLLGMINGLLVHHLRVPSLIVTIGTQYLFRGFLLSFIGTVWIMSLPPQMGAFGRMPLLQFETANGALVTLPFYFLVLPLAAILTWWILNRTLMGRAIFAVGGNANIAERLGYSLRTVHLFLFGYAGALAGLAGIIHVCANRQANPFDLVGTEINVIAAVVLGGARITGGTGTVLGTILGVLLVVVINSVLVLVGIPSTWQRLVVGSFILLAAAFFVTRQRKK from the coding sequence ATGAACACGACCAAAGCCGACACGGCCCCTTCTTCAACACATGCGCGCTCTTTCAGTCTGGCAGATCTGATACGGCGACGGCCCGAGACAATCACCTTTGCTCTTCTCGTGACCATCTGTGTTGCCGTTTCGATTGCCAATCCGGCCTTTCTTCAGCCGTCGACCCTGATCGATATCGGCCGTGCAAGCGTCGTGATGGGACTTTTTGCGCTCGGCGTCTTCGTCATTCTGGCAGCCGGCGGCATCGATGTCTCGTTCACCGCGATTGCCGCCTTCACCATGTATTCGGTGACCCTTCTGGTGCAGACCTATCTGCCAGGACTGCCAATCATTGTCATCATTCTGATCGCGATGGCAGGCGGCGTCCTCCTTGGCATGATCAACGGCCTTCTCGTTCATCACCTGCGGGTGCCATCGCTGATCGTGACGATCGGCACCCAGTATCTGTTTCGCGGGTTTCTTCTGTCCTTCATTGGCACCGTCTGGATCATGTCGCTGCCGCCGCAAATGGGGGCCTTCGGGCGAATGCCGCTTCTGCAGTTCGAAACCGCCAATGGCGCCCTCGTCACCTTGCCCTTCTATTTCCTTGTGCTTCCGCTCGCCGCCATCCTGACCTGGTGGATTTTGAACCGGACGCTCATGGGGCGGGCAATCTTTGCCGTAGGCGGCAATGCCAATATTGCCGAGCGTCTGGGCTACAGCCTGCGCACGGTGCATCTGTTTCTATTCGGCTATGCCGGCGCTTTGGCCGGCCTTGCCGGGATCATTCATGTTTGCGCCAACCGGCAGGCAAACCCCTTTGATCTGGTCGGCACGGAAATCAACGTGATCGCGGCCGTCGTCTTGGGCGGCGCCCGCATTACCGGTGGGACCGGCACAGTTCTCGGCACCATTCTCGGCGTTCTCCTGGTCGTGGTCATCAACAGCGTTCTGGTTCTCGTCGGGATCCCAAGCACCTGGCAGCGACTGGTGGTCGGCAGCTTCATCCTGCTTGCAGCTGCCTTCTTCGTCACGCGTCAGCGCAAAAAGTAA
- a CDS encoding sugar ABC transporter ATP-binding protein, producing the protein MHKSVEQPLELLRLNNVEKWFGGVHALRGINLTLARGQVYHLLGENGCGKSTVIKIMSGAHPPSSGEIVLEGKSYAALTAIQSLAAGIETVYQDLSLLPNLTVAENVALTEQLVSAGGRLARLFNRSQMRETAARALAAVGLPTDRTFLQEIVSDLPLASRQLVAIARAIATRAKLVIMDEPTTSLTRREVDNLIDVVERLRLEGVTVLFVTHKLEECYRIGGNAIVFRDGKCVAQGPIASFTKDDLSELMTGRQITATRYREGRPDGEIFFKVDGLHTDNVEGVSLALRRGEILGITGLADSGRNELAMALAGVMPIGRGKMLIDEAQVRLTSPADAIKHGIGYVPEDRLAEGLFLDKSILDNEIALILRDLTNGIGVIDRNRARGLADDLSAQMRLNTKNIDLPVGSLSGGNQQRVLIGRWLSILPKLLILHGPTVGVDVGSKDTIYKVIQSLSQSGMGLIIVSDDLPELLQNADRIMVMNGGQIVSEFQADKASEDDLYRAMLGSEKGAAQ; encoded by the coding sequence ATGCATAAAAGCGTTGAGCAGCCTTTAGAGCTGCTCAGATTGAACAATGTCGAGAAGTGGTTTGGTGGCGTGCATGCGCTCAGGGGCATTAACCTGACGCTTGCCCGAGGCCAGGTCTATCACCTTTTGGGTGAAAACGGCTGCGGCAAGAGCACGGTCATCAAGATCATGTCCGGTGCGCACCCGCCGTCTTCTGGAGAGATCGTGCTGGAGGGCAAGAGCTATGCCGCTCTCACTGCGATCCAGTCGCTGGCAGCCGGGATCGAGACCGTCTATCAGGATCTCTCGCTCTTGCCCAATCTGACGGTCGCCGAAAATGTCGCCCTGACCGAGCAGCTCGTGTCGGCTGGCGGACGACTGGCGCGTCTTTTTAACCGCAGCCAGATGCGCGAGACAGCAGCCCGCGCGCTTGCAGCTGTTGGCCTGCCCACGGACCGCACCTTCCTGCAGGAAATCGTCTCGGATCTGCCGCTTGCCTCACGGCAACTGGTCGCGATCGCTCGCGCGATTGCCACAAGGGCAAAGCTCGTCATCATGGATGAGCCGACCACCTCTTTGACCAGGCGAGAGGTGGACAACCTGATTGATGTCGTCGAGCGCTTGCGGCTTGAGGGCGTGACCGTGCTCTTCGTCACCCACAAGCTCGAGGAATGCTACCGGATCGGCGGCAACGCCATCGTGTTTCGCGACGGAAAATGCGTGGCGCAAGGTCCAATCGCAAGCTTCACCAAGGATGACCTGTCTGAATTGATGACCGGGCGGCAGATCACAGCCACCCGCTATCGTGAGGGACGGCCCGACGGCGAAATCTTCTTTAAGGTCGACGGTCTGCACACCGATAATGTCGAAGGCGTGTCGCTTGCGCTTCGCCGCGGAGAGATCCTCGGCATCACCGGTCTTGCCGATTCCGGTCGAAACGAGCTTGCCATGGCACTGGCCGGTGTCATGCCGATCGGGCGGGGAAAGATGCTGATCGACGAGGCGCAGGTCAGACTGACTTCTCCCGCAGACGCGATCAAACACGGGATCGGATATGTCCCGGAAGATCGTCTGGCAGAAGGTCTGTTTCTCGACAAATCCATCCTCGACAACGAGATCGCCTTGATCCTTCGGGATCTGACAAACGGGATCGGCGTAATCGATCGCAATCGGGCGAGGGGACTTGCCGATGATCTCTCGGCACAGATGCGCCTCAATACGAAGAACATCGACTTGCCGGTTGGCTCGCTTTCCGGCGGAAACCAGCAGCGCGTCCTGATCGGTCGCTGGCTGAGCATTCTGCCAAAGCTCCTCATCCTGCATGGTCCGACCGTCGGTGTCGATGTCGGCTCAAAGGACACGATCTACAAGGTGATCCAATCCCTGTCGCAATCCGGCATGGGGCTGATCATCGTCAGTGACGATCTGCCGGAACTCTTGCAAAACGCCGACCGGATCATGGTCATGAATGGCGGCCAGATCGTTTCAGAATTCCAAGCAGACAAGGCGTCCGAAGACGATCTCTACCGGGCAATGCTTGGCAGTGAAAAGGGGGCTGCACAATGA
- a CDS encoding substrate-binding domain-containing protein — protein sequence MNSFVKKMMLGTALAAVSLGGSVGVLVAQEKPVIATVVKISGIPWFDRMNTGVVAFQEANADVVASQSGPATADSAQQLQIVNDLVAKGVDALAVVPMDPAVLEGTLQRAMERGIVVVTHEADNQINTNANVEAFDNADYGAALNERLAECMGKEGKWTTFVGSLGSRTHMQWVGAGEENAKKYAGMQLVDANNESFDDANATYEKAKEILRKHPDIKGFQTSAGNDVLGVGRAIDEAGLSGKVCLVGTGLPNPSADLLESGAITAIGFWDPQKAGMAMNTIAKLLLEKKELTDGMDLGVPGYEKVTVKQGAGKGLLVVGNGMVLADKATYKDFLF from the coding sequence ATGAACTCGTTTGTTAAAAAAATGATGCTCGGCACAGCACTTGCAGCCGTCTCGCTGGGAGGCTCAGTCGGCGTGCTCGTGGCCCAGGAAAAGCCGGTGATCGCAACGGTGGTCAAGATCAGCGGTATCCCGTGGTTCGATCGCATGAACACCGGCGTGGTTGCCTTCCAGGAAGCCAATGCTGATGTGGTTGCAAGCCAGAGCGGTCCGGCGACCGCCGACTCCGCCCAGCAGCTGCAGATCGTCAACGACCTCGTTGCCAAGGGCGTGGACGCGCTTGCCGTCGTTCCGATGGATCCGGCTGTGCTTGAAGGCACGCTGCAGCGCGCCATGGAACGTGGCATCGTTGTCGTCACCCATGAGGCCGACAACCAGATCAACACCAATGCCAATGTCGAAGCCTTCGACAACGCCGATTATGGTGCAGCCCTCAACGAGCGCCTTGCCGAATGCATGGGCAAGGAAGGCAAGTGGACGACATTCGTCGGTTCGCTTGGCAGCCGCACCCACATGCAGTGGGTCGGTGCAGGCGAAGAGAACGCCAAGAAGTATGCCGGCATGCAACTCGTTGACGCCAATAACGAGTCCTTCGACGATGCCAATGCGACCTATGAAAAGGCCAAGGAAATCCTGCGCAAGCATCCCGACATCAAGGGCTTCCAGACTTCTGCCGGCAATGACGTCCTCGGTGTTGGTCGTGCAATCGACGAAGCCGGCCTGAGCGGCAAGGTCTGCCTCGTCGGCACCGGCCTGCCGAACCCCTCGGCAGACCTGCTTGAGTCAGGCGCAATCACCGCGATCGGTTTCTGGGATCCGCAAAAGGCCGGCATGGCGATGAACACGATCGCCAAGCTCCTGCTTGAAAAGAAGGAGCTCACCGACGGCATGGATCTCGGTGTCCCCGGCTATGAAAAGGTGACCGTCAAGCAGGGCGCTGGCAAAGGCTTGCTGGTTGTCGGAAACGGCATGGTTCTCGCCGACAAGGCGACCTACAAGGACTTCCTGTTCTGA
- a CDS encoding ABC transporter permease, whose amino-acid sequence MRRTDGQFVMLVIMNALLLVAGVVISGGSFLSLFNLQSMAGQVPEIGLLAIGVMLAMCAGNGGIDLSGIALANLSGVVSAVLMVSILGPASDPTTFSLGFMLGCLLVGFAGGLFNGFLIARFQITPILCTLGTQMAFMGLAIVVSQGRAVTVGSPALLSSLGNDMLFGVPISFIIFIVVATLIGAVLKFTPFGLWLMLMGTNPKAATFAGFPKNGVILSTYALSGTLSGLAGIIIAARNVNVKFDYGSSYLLIAILIAVMAGVRPEGGYGRVVCVVLSAVALQLMSSLLNFGGLSNFVRDFAWGALLLTFLAVGRYDVMGFFAPMRRSEDPSASVPQSPK is encoded by the coding sequence ATGCGGCGAACCGACGGCCAATTCGTGATGCTTGTCATCATGAACGCCCTGCTGCTTGTTGCTGGAGTGGTGATCTCTGGCGGCTCCTTTCTGTCGCTGTTCAATCTGCAATCCATGGCAGGTCAGGTGCCCGAAATCGGGCTTCTGGCCATCGGTGTCATGCTCGCCATGTGTGCCGGCAATGGTGGCATTGATCTTTCAGGCATCGCGCTTGCCAATCTCTCAGGCGTCGTCTCTGCGGTTCTGATGGTATCGATCCTCGGGCCGGCGTCCGATCCGACGACATTCAGCCTGGGCTTCATGCTTGGCTGCCTTCTGGTCGGCTTTGCGGGCGGCCTCTTTAACGGGTTTCTGATTGCCCGCTTCCAGATCACGCCGATCCTGTGCACGCTTGGCACCCAGATGGCATTCATGGGCCTTGCGATTGTTGTCTCTCAAGGGCGTGCCGTGACGGTCGGCAGTCCGGCTCTCTTGTCGAGCCTTGGCAACGACATGTTGTTTGGCGTGCCGATCAGCTTCATCATCTTCATCGTCGTCGCAACCCTGATTGGCGCCGTGTTGAAGTTCACGCCCTTTGGTCTCTGGTTGATGCTGATGGGGACGAACCCCAAGGCTGCGACCTTTGCCGGCTTCCCGAAAAACGGCGTGATCCTTTCGACCTATGCCCTGTCGGGAACGCTGTCGGGTCTCGCCGGCATCATCATCGCGGCTCGCAACGTCAACGTGAAGTTCGACTATGGCAGCTCCTATCTCTTGATCGCCATCCTGATTGCGGTGATGGCGGGTGTTCGCCCCGAAGGTGGCTATGGCCGCGTGGTTTGTGTGGTGTTGAGTGCGGTCGCCCTCCAGCTGATGTCGAGCCTTTTGAACTTCGGCGGCCTTTCCAACTTCGTCCGAGACTTCGCCTGGGGAGCTCTGTTGCTCACCTTCCTGGCTGTCGGTCGCTACGACGTGATGGGTTTCTTCGCCCCCATGCGTCGATCTGAAGATCCTTCGGCGTCTGTCCCTCAATCGCCGAAGTAA
- a CDS encoding LacI family DNA-binding transcriptional regulator, producing the protein MKKGKNLTIRDIAEAAGVSAATVSLVLNGKGDISGVTRAKVLEAVASLNYVPRASKSTSEPGETLRFLKIAKHGHTVNRDHSVFISDYIDGMSAEATRRNYTLEVVSFEGQPISSVAESLAGSPISGVVALGTELTEADIRLIQGLGYPTVFIDTFFDVIDANFVDMNNEDAVFKVLSRFHQQGFRRIGFVASHVETTNFRLRRDAFFKNMARLGLSVDAADILSVESTYDGAYSDTRQLLADGLDLAECYFCTNDIIAYGFIRALREHGLTIPDDVSIIGFDNLPQSATMDPGLTTIEVSKRKIGYLAVTILDDLINSTEPQPAVKILVGADLVLRGSHEKLVQRNKTRAAKLQIPAQ; encoded by the coding sequence ATGAAGAAGGGCAAGAACCTGACGATCAGAGACATCGCGGAGGCCGCCGGGGTCTCTGCAGCAACGGTGTCTCTCGTCTTGAACGGCAAGGGTGACATCTCAGGCGTCACGCGCGCCAAGGTTCTCGAAGCTGTGGCAAGTCTGAACTATGTGCCAAGGGCCAGCAAATCGACGAGTGAGCCCGGCGAAACCCTTCGCTTTCTCAAGATCGCCAAGCACGGCCATACCGTCAATCGCGACCACAGCGTCTTCATTTCAGACTATATCGACGGCATGTCGGCGGAAGCGACAAGGCGCAACTACACGCTCGAAGTGGTGAGCTTCGAAGGCCAGCCAATCAGCTCTGTTGCGGAATCGCTTGCCGGATCACCGATTTCGGGTGTCGTGGCCCTTGGCACCGAGTTAACAGAGGCCGACATCCGTCTCATCCAGGGCCTTGGATATCCGACTGTTTTCATCGATACGTTCTTTGATGTCATCGACGCCAATTTCGTCGACATGAACAATGAGGACGCCGTCTTCAAGGTGCTGTCGCGCTTTCACCAGCAGGGCTTCAGGCGCATCGGCTTTGTCGCCTCGCATGTCGAGACGACGAACTTCAGGCTTCGCCGCGATGCCTTTTTCAAGAATATGGCGCGGCTCGGACTTTCGGTGGACGCGGCCGATATTCTCTCCGTGGAGTCGACCTATGACGGCGCTTACAGCGACACCCGCCAGCTATTGGCCGACGGCCTGGACCTGGCCGAATGTTATTTCTGCACCAATGACATCATCGCCTATGGCTTCATCCGCGCCTTGCGCGAGCATGGGCTGACCATCCCGGATGATGTCTCGATCATCGGCTTCGACAACCTGCCCCAGAGCGCGACAATGGATCCGGGCCTGACAACGATCGAGGTCTCGAAACGAAAGATCGGCTATCTGGCAGTTACCATTCTCGATGATCTGATCAATTCGACCGAACCCCAGCCGGCGGTCAAAATCCTGGTCGGCGCTGATCTCGTCTTGCGCGGAAGCCACGAGAAGCTCGTGCAGCGCAACAAGACGCGTGCTGCAAAACTGCAGATCCCAGCGCAATGA
- a CDS encoding aspartate/glutamate racemase family protein produces MIGQAKDQIVAKPQMPQPRKLTFIHTVGSLEPVFALLAAERLPNWHIASILDESLLSSVIANGHVAEDVSDRLASHVNTARANGSSAIIVTCSTLGEAVDALAAKSATPLFRIDRGMAERAVSQASTIGILATLPTTLEPTTRLLESTAKRMGRPCKFVSQLVNEAFAQLKSGNPETHDLLVQEAYAALSAEVELVVLAQASMARALQAGQHDRPYLTSPELGMDQIASLLRLSRMSAD; encoded by the coding sequence ATGATTGGCCAAGCCAAGGACCAGATAGTGGCCAAGCCGCAGATGCCGCAGCCGCGCAAACTAACCTTCATCCATACGGTCGGGTCCCTGGAGCCCGTCTTTGCCCTGCTTGCAGCCGAACGGTTGCCGAACTGGCACATTGCCTCGATCCTGGACGAAAGCCTGCTCTCAAGTGTGATTGCCAATGGCCATGTGGCTGAGGACGTTTCTGACCGCCTCGCAAGCCATGTCAATACAGCGAGAGCGAACGGCAGCAGCGCCATCATCGTTACGTGCTCGACACTTGGAGAGGCCGTCGACGCCCTGGCTGCCAAGAGCGCAACACCGCTTTTTCGGATCGACAGAGGCATGGCGGAACGGGCCGTCAGTCAGGCATCGACGATCGGCATTCTTGCGACCTTGCCAACCACGCTTGAGCCGACCACCCGGCTTCTTGAAAGCACAGCCAAGCGAATGGGCCGTCCATGCAAATTCGTCTCACAGCTTGTCAACGAGGCCTTTGCACAGCTGAAGAGCGGAAACCCGGAAACTCATGACCTTCTGGTGCAGGAGGCCTATGCAGCACTTTCAGCCGAAGTTGAGCTCGTTGTTCTGGCTCAGGCGTCCATGGCGCGTGCCCTGCAGGCGGGACAGCACGATCGGCCTTACCTGACGAGCCCTGAACTGGGCATGGACCAGATTGCCAGCTTGCTGCGCCTGTCGCGCATGTCGGCTGACTGA
- a CDS encoding aldo/keto reductase, with the protein MQYRMLGRSGLKVSAISMGTFSFGGVGGFAKVANQGVEEARRLIDSCIDLGVNLFDTANMYSLGRSEEILGEALGTKRNDVLISSKARMRIGDGPNDEGASRYHIIRECERSLKRLKRDHIDIYFMHEWDGLTPLDETLEALHTLREQGKIRYIGCSNYSGWHIMKALQISDNKGLPRFVTQQIHYTLEAREAEYELLPLSVDQGLGVMVWSPLAAGLLSGAFARNKAPEQSRQAQGWSEPPIRNQERLWTIIDVLEEIATERGVSVAQVSLAWTLSRPAISTLVVGGLNENQFRDNIVATDLTLSDQELSRLNLVSRPPYIYPYWHQHNFAGDRLSPADQALHQSFDDLGMV; encoded by the coding sequence ATGCAGTATAGAATGCTCGGCCGTTCGGGTCTCAAGGTGTCGGCCATTTCCATGGGCACGTTTTCCTTCGGCGGCGTCGGTGGATTCGCCAAGGTGGCAAACCAGGGCGTGGAGGAGGCGCGCCGGCTGATCGACAGCTGTATCGATCTCGGGGTCAACCTGTTTGACACGGCCAACATGTATTCGCTTGGGCGATCCGAGGAAATCCTTGGTGAGGCGCTGGGCACAAAACGCAACGACGTGTTGATTTCGTCAAAGGCCCGCATGAGGATCGGCGACGGCCCCAATGACGAAGGCGCCTCCCGATATCACATCATCAGAGAATGCGAACGCTCGCTCAAGCGACTGAAGCGAGACCATATCGACATTTATTTCATGCATGAATGGGATGGGCTTACGCCACTCGACGAGACGCTCGAAGCCCTGCATACGCTGCGCGAGCAGGGCAAGATCCGCTACATCGGCTGCTCGAACTATTCGGGCTGGCACATCATGAAAGCCCTGCAGATCTCGGACAACAAGGGTCTGCCACGTTTCGTCACCCAGCAGATCCACTATACGCTGGAGGCGCGCGAGGCAGAATATGAACTCCTGCCGCTCTCGGTCGACCAGGGGCTTGGGGTGATGGTGTGGAGCCCGCTTGCCGCCGGACTTCTGTCGGGTGCCTTTGCACGCAACAAGGCACCGGAGCAGTCGCGTCAGGCTCAAGGCTGGAGCGAGCCACCGATCCGCAACCAGGAACGGCTCTGGACCATCATCGATGTGCTCGAAGAGATTGCGACTGAGAGGGGCGTGTCCGTCGCTCAGGTCAGCCTTGCATGGACGCTGTCGCGCCCGGCCATTTCGACACTCGTTGTTGGCGGCCTCAACGAGAACCAGTTCCGCGACAATATCGTTGCAACCGACCTCACCCTTTCGGACCAGGAACTGTCCCGCCTCAACCTGGTTAGCCGCCCGCCTTACATCTATCCCTACTGGCATCAGCACAACTTCGCGGGCGATCGACTGTCGCCGGCGGATCAAGCGCTGCATCAATCCTTTGATGATCTGGGGATGGTTTGA
- a CDS encoding ribbon-helix-helix domain-containing protein — protein MTPQHAELLRDAVNSGAYASGSEVVREAMRDWAAKWMQKREDIAKLRAMWEEGKGSGPAVEADFDAVLDEARQEIAAATPHAR, from the coding sequence ATGACACCCCAGCACGCCGAGTTATTGCGTGACGCTGTCAACAGTGGCGCTTATGCCAGCGGAAGCGAAGTTGTTCGCGAAGCCATGCGCGACTGGGCGGCCAAATGGATGCAAAAGCGCGAAGATATCGCCAAGTTGCGTGCGATGTGGGAAGAAGGCAAGGGTAGTGGCCCTGCGGTTGAGGCGGATTTTGATGCGGTGTTGGATGAAGCACGCCAGGAAATAGCTGCTGCAACTCCCCATGCCCGTTAA